The Notoacmeibacter ruber DNA segment GGCACGATCAGGCCGTGGCCGAGACCTCTCGCATCGGCGACCTCCCGGAACATCCCCGTTTCCTGCATGGGCGGAATCTTCTTCCACGCCTCAGCGTTGAGGAATGGCTCCGATTCCTGTGTCATCATGCGGATCGTCGGATCGACCTGCCAGTAACGACGGCTCTGATACTCGGTGAGCCATCCCTTCGGCCATCCATCCATAAGAACGAAGGTCTCGCCGCGTGGTGCGCGCAGATGGATGCCACCCATCAGAAAATGACGCAAACCGAGATGTTCAATGAAGGCGTCGATATGAAACCGGAGCTCGTCGAGCGTCTGGCATTCCGCGCTCTCTCTGACGAAGTTGAAAGCGTCATCCTGCAACCGTCCCACCGCGCCCCTCCCAGCGAAATTTACCCGGCGGAAGGGAAGCGTCTTTTAAGAATTTAATCAAGTTTTTATAGCTTCGGACGGGCTCGAAGGCGACGGGAGCGAAGGACGAGATGGACCTGATGAGCCGATATCGTCCACGCCGGGGCGACTCATGAGATGATGGTGACCTGGAACAGGAGGCCGCAATGTCGCCATCGATCACTATTCGAACCATCGCCGATTACCATCTCCACGATCACGCCCTGACGGCCTATTGCCGTCGATGTAACCGGTTCGCCGATCTGGACATTCCGGAGCTGGCGAAGAAGTATGGCGACTGGACCCCGGAGCGGCTGGCCCTTCGCATGGTCTGCAAGGATGAAACCTGCCGGGCGCGCGATGTGGGCTTTCTGGTGAGCGGCCATCGGAAAAACAGGGTTTGAGGCATCATGGGCGGCTGGGACAAACATCCGGATTATGGTGGGCCCCGGCCGACACGCCTCGGCACTCTTGCCCTCGTTCTCGTGATAGCCGCTATCATTGTCGGCGTGACCACCTGTTCCCTGCGCGCCGATCC contains these protein-coding regions:
- a CDS encoding helix-turn-helix transcriptional regulator; protein product: MGRLQDDAFNFVRESAECQTLDELRFHIDAFIEHLGLRHFLMGGIHLRAPRGETFVLMDGWPKGWLTEYQSRRYWQVDPTIRMMTQESEPFLNAEAWKKIPPMQETGMFREVADARGLGHGLIVPVRDQPHTISGMSFAGPDPFEPSPEDIAAIRLFALYAYEAAQRLSSSAPRSSTLERDLVALSTRERDCLAWSSDGLTTADIAQLHNLSTRTVDTHFKRAMAKLSANTRVQAVATALRHNFID